One Pullulanibacillus sp. KACC 23026 DNA segment encodes these proteins:
- a CDS encoding histidine phosphatase family protein, which produces MDLYIIRHAQSLLNIGKGDSPNAGLSQFGKEQAICLQEFFRDIHVDVIYSSPLRRVIETANPVADQKKLPIHLAPEMCEFFHELSLDYRDHNWETISDIIGEFPNSQFYKTSPNDQWWPKWPEKEDDVKERVNKFYKEVIQKYISSNSVVLVFGHGATTGELKKIVVEETMNPCPNAGIFKYQINEDGKCVGYKMYIDHLGELTFDLNAKAY; this is translated from the coding sequence ATGGATTTATACATCATTAGACATGCTCAATCCCTATTGAATATTGGTAAGGGTGATTCCCCAAACGCGGGGTTGTCGCAATTCGGAAAAGAACAAGCCATATGTCTGCAAGAGTTCTTTAGAGATATCCATGTAGATGTCATTTACAGCAGCCCCTTAAGAAGGGTGATAGAAACGGCCAATCCAGTAGCTGACCAGAAGAAGCTGCCTATTCATCTTGCACCAGAGATGTGTGAATTTTTCCATGAACTTTCATTGGATTATAGAGATCATAACTGGGAGACGATCTCAGATATTATCGGTGAGTTTCCAAACAGTCAATTCTACAAGACGTCTCCTAATGATCAGTGGTGGCCTAAATGGCCAGAGAAAGAAGATGATGTAAAAGAAAGAGTCAATAAATTCTATAAGGAAGTTATTCAAAAGTACATTTCCTCAAACTCGGTAGTCCTAGTATTTGGGCATGGAGCGACAACGGGTGAACTGAAGAAGATCGTCGTCGAAGAAACAATGAACCCTTGTCCGAATGCGGGTATTTTCAAATATCAAATTAATGAGGATGGAAAGTGTGTAGGATACAAAATGTACATCGACCATCTAGGGGAATTAACTTTTGACCTAAATGCAAAAGCTTATTAA
- a CDS encoding ThuA domain-containing protein has product MVKVTVWNENIHEQTDAEVRDVYPEGIHGTIANFLKENGLEAKTATLEQPEHGLTDNVLNETDVLIWWGHTGHDKVDDRIVEKVKDRVLKGMGLIVLHSGHFSKIFKSLMGTTCDLKWREAGENERLWVVNPSHPIAEGIGEYIELDHEEMYGEHFDIPEPDELVFLSWFRGGEVFRSGCVFNRGLGKVFYFRPGHETFPTYHQDDIQRVIVNAVNYVKPLNQNQPIRGNVQPLERFDK; this is encoded by the coding sequence ATGGTAAAGGTAACAGTATGGAATGAAAACATTCATGAACAAACGGATGCTGAAGTAAGAGACGTTTATCCTGAAGGAATCCATGGTACGATAGCAAATTTTTTGAAAGAAAATGGTCTTGAAGCAAAAACAGCAACTTTAGAACAGCCAGAACATGGTCTAACTGACAATGTGCTAAATGAAACAGATGTTCTTATATGGTGGGGGCATACCGGACATGATAAAGTTGATGATCGAATTGTTGAAAAGGTAAAGGACCGTGTATTAAAAGGAATGGGCTTAATTGTTTTACATTCCGGCCATTTTTCGAAAATCTTCAAGAGTTTAATGGGAACAACCTGCGATTTAAAGTGGCGTGAAGCCGGTGAGAACGAACGCTTATGGGTGGTCAATCCAAGTCATCCAATTGCAGAAGGAATTGGCGAGTATATAGAGCTAGATCATGAAGAAATGTACGGTGAGCATTTTGACATTCCTGAACCTGATGAATTGGTATTCTTAAGTTGGTTCCGTGGTGGTGAAGTTTTTAGAAGTGGATGCGTATTTAACCGCGGATTAGGGAAGGTTTTTTATTTTAGACCAGGACATGAAACATTCCCGACTTACCACCAGGATGATATTCAACGTGTTATCGTGAATGCAGTTAATTATGTTAAGCCATTAAATCAGAATCAACCTATTCGCGGGAATGTACAGCCTTTAGAGCGTTTTGATAAATAG
- a CDS encoding carbohydrate ABC transporter permease, giving the protein MRKFNRFLAGLVILLIGIAFLSPIYILLVNSFKNRSELYQNVLAFPSHFNFSNFSQAMQQMNFLIALKNSLIITIISVFFIVMLSSMTAWVLVRHDNKLSKVIFMILVATMIIPFQTLMMPLMQLMNEIQQLFHLKMMDSRGGLIYMNIGFHAAMSVFLYHGFIKSIPVSLEEAATIDGCSRFGIFWRIVFPMLKPITATVIILNVIGIWNDYLLPSLVLSSENLRTIPLSTFFFFGEFTIQWNLAMAGLVLTIIPVVIFYVLSQKYIIKGIGEGAIK; this is encoded by the coding sequence ATGAGAAAGTTTAATAGATTTCTAGCAGGATTAGTCATCTTGTTAATAGGCATTGCATTCTTATCTCCTATTTATATTTTGCTTGTCAATTCATTCAAAAATCGGTCTGAATTATATCAAAATGTGTTAGCCTTTCCTTCTCATTTTAATTTCAGTAACTTCAGCCAAGCTATGCAGCAGATGAATTTTTTAATTGCCTTAAAAAATTCATTAATTATTACGATTATATCGGTCTTTTTTATCGTCATGCTATCTTCAATGACAGCATGGGTACTAGTAAGACACGATAATAAACTAAGTAAAGTAATTTTTATGATTCTTGTTGCCACCATGATCATACCTTTTCAGACGTTAATGATGCCCTTAATGCAGCTGATGAATGAGATTCAACAGCTCTTCCACCTTAAAATGATGGATTCACGAGGTGGTTTAATCTACATGAACATAGGTTTTCACGCCGCAATGAGTGTATTTCTTTATCATGGTTTTATTAAATCGATTCCAGTTTCTTTGGAAGAGGCCGCAACAATTGATGGTTGTTCAAGATTTGGGATTTTTTGGAGAATTGTTTTTCCGATGTTAAAACCTATAACGGCGACGGTCATTATTTTAAATGTAATTGGTATATGGAATGACTATCTGTTACCTTCATTGGTGCTCTCTAGTGAGAATCTTAGAACCATTCCGCTTTCAACTTTCTTCTTCTTCGGAGAGTTCACAATACAGTGGAACCTAGCAATGGCTGGATTAGTGTTAACCATTATTCCTGTCGTTATTTTCTATGTGTTGTCACAGAAGTACATTATCAAAGGAATTGGAGAGGGAGCAATAAAATAA
- a CDS encoding glucose 1-dehydrogenase → MNRLHGKVVIITGAAGGQGSAEARVFAQEGAKLVLTDVAEEGLKRVAAGVKNHGGDVLTIVHDVSSEEGWKTVIEQTVERFGAVHALINNAGIITREGIEETTLEMWEKIQSVNSRGIFLGIKYVTPEMRKSGGGSIVNISSIWGIVGSGGSAAYHASKGAVRLLTKTAAVEYAKDRIRVNTIHPGVIKTPMLATNKNVEKLKEQTPWPRLGRAEDIVYGALYLASDESTFVTGTELIIDGGYTAK, encoded by the coding sequence ATGAATCGTTTACATGGAAAAGTCGTTATTATTACGGGTGCTGCCGGTGGACAAGGGTCAGCAGAAGCCCGGGTTTTTGCACAAGAGGGCGCTAAGTTAGTGTTAACCGATGTTGCTGAAGAGGGCCTTAAGCGTGTTGCGGCTGGTGTTAAAAACCACGGTGGAGATGTTTTAACTATTGTACATGATGTCTCTTCAGAAGAGGGATGGAAGACGGTCATTGAACAAACGGTAGAACGTTTTGGTGCGGTTCATGCCTTGATTAATAATGCAGGTATCATTACACGAGAAGGTATTGAAGAGACAACCTTAGAAATGTGGGAAAAAATCCAATCAGTCAATTCCCGAGGGATCTTCTTAGGAATCAAATATGTGACCCCAGAAATGCGCAAGTCAGGTGGAGGCTCTATCGTCAATATTTCTTCCATATGGGGAATCGTCGGAAGCGGCGGCTCTGCTGCTTACCATGCATCAAAGGGTGCTGTCCGCCTGCTGACTAAAACAGCGGCAGTGGAGTATGCGAAGGATCGTATCCGAGTGAATACCATTCATCCGGGCGTTATTAAAACACCCATGTTAGCCACCAATAAAAATGTTGAGAAATTAAAAGAACAGACACCGTGGCCGCGACTTGGAAGGGCAGAGGACATCGTCTATGGTGCACTTTATCTTGCCTCTGATGAATCAACCTTTGTGACGGGAACAGAGCTAATCATTGATGGTGGTTATACGGCGAAATAA
- a CDS encoding sulfite exporter TauE/SafE family protein, translating into MEIVLTMLVLGTILGFIGAGGSGFIIAFLTLLFKVPIHVALATSLTAMAFTSLSGAISHYREGNVSIKAGGIVGIFGGIGAFGGSKIASLIQENDMHYLTAGMLFLSAILLLFRMIYLKNDDRTESSTNRYLFVLKAALLGIVTGILSGTFGIGSTPFIQLGLLTFLGLSLRKSVGTTMLVIIPIAVGGGTGFSTEGFLDVTLLIEVLVGTMVGAYIGAKFTNFLPKMVLKTAMVMVPFISGLLLLV; encoded by the coding sequence ATGGAAATTGTCCTCACCATGCTAGTATTAGGGACGATTTTGGGCTTTATCGGGGCAGGTGGCTCTGGGTTTATCATTGCATTTCTAACGCTTCTCTTTAAGGTCCCCATTCATGTCGCCTTAGCTACATCATTGACAGCCATGGCGTTTACAAGTCTTTCCGGTGCAATCAGCCACTACAGAGAAGGAAATGTGTCCATAAAAGCAGGGGGAATCGTTGGAATATTTGGCGGAATTGGGGCTTTTGGAGGATCGAAAATAGCGTCTCTTATTCAAGAGAACGACATGCATTATTTAACCGCCGGGATGTTGTTCCTTTCAGCTATTCTTTTACTTTTCCGCATGATCTATTTAAAAAATGATGATCGAACCGAATCCAGTACAAATCGATATTTATTTGTGTTAAAAGCAGCACTCCTTGGCATTGTAACAGGCATTCTTTCTGGTACCTTTGGAATCGGATCAACCCCTTTTATTCAATTGGGACTGCTTACTTTCTTAGGGCTTTCTCTCCGGAAGTCAGTCGGAACAACCATGTTGGTCATCATTCCCATTGCTGTCGGAGGCGGAACGGGTTTTTCGACAGAGGGATTTTTAGATGTCACCCTATTAATTGAGGTGCTTGTTGGAACCATGGTCGGTGCCTATATCGGTGCCAAATTCACCAACTTCTTACCCAAAATGGTTTTAAAAACAGCGATGGTCATGGTTCCCTTTATTAGCGGGCTGTTGTTATTAGTTTGA
- a CDS encoding ChbG/HpnK family deacetylase, with the protein MNLIVHADDFGLTENVSLGIIHGMKNGVITETSALVTAPGFEKSVALAKKNDIRKMGMHLLATMGYSKLPAVDIPTLVNYEGRFFNRDEFFEKSIDANELELELTAQIEYFLTFDLELTHLDTHHGFMLKNEEVLEVFIRLAKKYKVPLRNEVSLLIGDEKAYLQKKLDDNKIKTVEMVYFNQEAPYHTKRDIVHFLEEAKAKYCYVEIGCHPGYSDDQLRSLSILNDYRERELELFLDKELRQTIELFDIDLIDYTTLRRL; encoded by the coding sequence ATGAATTTGATCGTACACGCTGATGATTTTGGGCTGACAGAAAATGTGAGTTTGGGCATAATACACGGTATGAAAAATGGGGTTATTACTGAAACAAGTGCCTTGGTCACAGCTCCAGGATTTGAAAAAAGTGTGGCCTTAGCAAAGAAGAACGATATTAGAAAAATGGGTATGCATTTATTGGCAACGATGGGCTATTCAAAGTTACCGGCAGTTGACATACCAACTCTTGTAAATTATGAAGGTAGGTTTTTTAATAGAGATGAATTTTTCGAAAAATCAATTGATGCAAATGAATTAGAACTCGAACTTACTGCACAAATTGAGTATTTTTTAACATTTGATTTAGAATTAACCCATTTGGATACTCATCATGGATTTATGTTGAAAAATGAAGAGGTTTTGGAGGTGTTTATAAGGCTTGCTAAAAAGTATAAAGTTCCATTAAGAAACGAAGTATCCCTTTTGATTGGAGATGAAAAAGCCTATTTACAAAAGAAACTAGATGATAATAAGATTAAAACGGTTGAAATGGTTTATTTTAACCAGGAAGCACCCTACCATACAAAAAGAGATATTGTTCACTTTTTAGAAGAAGCTAAAGCTAAGTATTGTTATGTAGAGATTGGCTGTCATCCGGGTTATTCAGATGATCAACTTAGGTCTCTATCTATCCTAAATGATTACAGAGAAAGAGAGTTGGAGCTCTTTTTGGATAAAGAGTTGCGTCAGACTATTGAATTATTCGATATTGATTTAATTGACTATACAACTTTAAGAAGGCTTTGA
- a CDS encoding extracellular solute-binding protein — MKPRKKHFIWMIVVCLSLSIVLAGCGTKGSSDGNSSKSSEPVKITIFQSKVEISKQLEQLAKIYTKQTGVQVDVWGTTGDSYAQQLQTKLASNQGPTIMSISPGTLPGSEADKLKSYLYDMSDQSYVKDIAPNMALKINGKVVGVPYDVEGFGLVYNKSLIDPKDVTDYDSFVNTLKQMKAKGINGLGLSQEAYFLIGHIINTPFAMQSNPQQFIQQLNEGKVTMSGNKTFQDFAKFMVAIRQYTSNPLKVTYDKEIGDFANGKDAMIHQGNWAYPMFSSYKLKFQMGMMPFPLDGNNKLAVGVSNNWAINKNASPAQIKAANDFLNWMFTSKTGQDYIVNKFKFIPAMTNIKASKLDPLSQQVLDASRSGQTIPWAFNDFPSNMVVNNLVQVAQQFFLTPSMTGQQFLKALDQAWQSGSGQ; from the coding sequence GTGAAACCAAGGAAAAAGCACTTTATATGGATGATCGTAGTTTGCTTATCCCTGTCCATTGTTCTAGCTGGCTGCGGGACGAAAGGCAGTAGCGATGGTAATAGCTCAAAAAGTTCAGAACCAGTAAAAATTACAATTTTTCAAAGCAAAGTAGAAATTTCAAAGCAATTGGAACAATTGGCAAAGATTTATACAAAGCAAACGGGTGTTCAGGTGGATGTTTGGGGTACAACAGGAGATAGTTATGCTCAACAGTTACAAACAAAACTTGCAAGTAATCAGGGACCAACTATTATGAGTATTTCACCAGGAACTTTACCAGGTTCTGAAGCAGATAAATTAAAGTCTTATCTATATGACATGAGCGATCAAAGTTATGTAAAGGATATTGCTCCTAATATGGCATTAAAAATAAATGGTAAAGTTGTGGGTGTTCCGTATGATGTGGAAGGGTTCGGTTTAGTTTATAACAAAAGTTTAATTGATCCAAAAGATGTAACCGATTACGATTCCTTTGTCAACACTCTTAAACAAATGAAGGCCAAAGGGATTAACGGTCTCGGACTTTCACAAGAAGCATACTTCTTAATTGGTCATATTATTAATACACCATTCGCAATGCAATCTAACCCTCAACAATTTATTCAACAATTAAATGAGGGTAAGGTAACGATGTCAGGAAACAAGACTTTCCAAGATTTCGCAAAATTCATGGTCGCTATTAGACAATATACCTCTAACCCATTAAAAGTGACTTACGATAAAGAAATTGGGGATTTTGCCAACGGAAAAGACGCCATGATCCACCAAGGTAACTGGGCATACCCGATGTTTAGTTCTTATAAACTGAAATTTCAAATGGGGATGATGCCATTCCCGTTAGACGGTAACAATAAATTAGCTGTTGGCGTATCAAACAACTGGGCAATCAATAAAAATGCAAGCCCAGCTCAAATTAAGGCTGCAAATGATTTCTTAAACTGGATGTTTACAAGCAAAACAGGTCAAGATTATATAGTAAATAAATTCAAATTTATTCCAGCCATGACAAACATTAAAGCTAGTAAATTAGATCCATTGTCTCAACAAGTGCTAGATGCTTCGAGAAGCGGTCAAACCATCCCTTGGGCTTTTAACGACTTCCCGAGCAATATGGTTGTAAACAACTTAGTGCAGGTTGCTCAACAATTCTTCCTAACACCGTCTATGACAGGACAGCAATTCCTTAAAGCATTAGATCAAGCATGGCAAAGTGGTTCAGGTCAATAA
- a CDS encoding LacI family DNA-binding transcriptional regulator has translation MVDIKEIAKLSGVSISTVSNVLNGRKNVSATTRERILKICKEQNYHPNIMGKNLKAGKTNTIVFNFSDFDRSFYLKIIEGISDQLNDSGYDLIICTHKSAENLMKSNFSSGAISLDVKMSDEFFITLSKRKFPIVLMDRLIDNPFISSVVVDNYPVMYELVQVLVNRGFKKFGYIGGWKNTLDNKERFSGFLDCLTNNNIPFESKYYFDGNYHEESGYQAVIQLLVSGTLPEVLVCANDDMALGAIQALKEKNIKIPEDISITGFDDSNIAEVAGLTTVTIPYYENGSMAAKRIIELIEGKQLEAPYKIRAKIKWRNSVR, from the coding sequence ATGGTTGATATTAAAGAGATTGCAAAGCTTTCAGGGGTATCAATTTCTACAGTTTCTAATGTTTTAAACGGACGCAAAAATGTAAGTGCTACCACAAGAGAACGGATATTAAAAATATGTAAAGAACAAAATTATCATCCAAATATCATGGGGAAAAACTTAAAGGCGGGAAAAACGAATACGATTGTTTTTAATTTTAGCGATTTTGACAGAAGTTTCTATCTAAAAATAATCGAAGGAATTAGTGATCAGCTTAATGATAGCGGGTATGATCTGATTATTTGTACACATAAATCTGCTGAAAATTTAATGAAGAGTAATTTCTCAAGCGGGGCTATATCTCTTGATGTCAAAATGAGTGACGAGTTCTTTATTACTTTATCTAAACGGAAATTTCCTATTGTCCTAATGGATAGATTAATTGATAACCCATTTATTTCAAGTGTAGTTGTTGATAACTATCCCGTAATGTATGAATTAGTCCAAGTTTTGGTCAATCGGGGATTCAAAAAGTTCGGGTATATTGGAGGTTGGAAAAATACATTAGATAATAAAGAGCGGTTTTCTGGTTTTTTGGACTGCTTAACAAATAATAATATTCCATTTGAATCGAAGTACTATTTTGATGGCAATTACCATGAGGAAAGTGGCTATCAAGCGGTAATACAACTTTTGGTTAGTGGTACATTACCTGAAGTTCTTGTTTGTGCCAATGATGATATGGCACTTGGTGCAATCCAAGCCTTAAAAGAAAAAAATATCAAGATACCAGAAGATATTTCGATAACAGGGTTTGATGACAGCAACATAGCGGAAGTAGCCGGGCTAACGACAGTCACAATCCCATATTATGAAAATGGGAGTATGGCTGCCAAGAGAATTATAGAGTTAATAGAGGGGAAGCAGCTAGAAGCACCTTATAAAATACGGGCAAAAATTAAGTGGAGAAATTCTGTAAGATAA
- a CDS encoding sugar ABC transporter permease, which produces MRNRKHIGVNLLFTVPLLFIFTTVVIIPFISGIYYSFFKWDGIPADPKVFVGLGNFAKTVSDTRFLTSAWHTVEFTIMAVILVNLFGLIFALIVTTKFPTVKATRTMLFMPNLIGGLILGYIWKFIFTDGFQILSDMTGLHHVFFDWLLKPQFGLYAMVIVFAWQMAGYTMIIYLAGIQALPNEILEASKVDGANSWQRLTKIICPLLMPSFTICLFLTLANAFNIYDINLSLTNGGPVNGTELFSMNIYNEIFGNSNYGYGQAKAVIFFIIVAVITLTQVSITKKREVEM; this is translated from the coding sequence ATGCGTAATAGGAAACATATAGGCGTTAATTTGCTTTTTACAGTTCCATTGCTTTTTATTTTCACAACAGTCGTGATTATTCCTTTTATTTCGGGAATCTATTATTCATTCTTTAAATGGGATGGGATTCCTGCAGATCCAAAGGTATTTGTTGGATTGGGTAATTTTGCAAAAACAGTTAGTGATACCCGATTTTTAACATCGGCATGGCACACGGTTGAGTTTACAATCATGGCCGTCATATTAGTTAACCTATTTGGATTGATTTTTGCGTTAATCGTGACAACAAAATTTCCTACGGTCAAGGCGACCCGAACAATGCTTTTCATGCCAAATTTAATAGGTGGACTAATTCTTGGCTATATCTGGAAATTTATTTTTACCGATGGTTTTCAAATTCTTAGTGATATGACAGGTCTTCACCACGTTTTCTTTGATTGGCTTTTAAAACCCCAATTTGGTTTATATGCAATGGTTATTGTTTTTGCGTGGCAGATGGCAGGCTACACCATGATTATCTATCTCGCAGGAATTCAAGCCTTGCCGAATGAGATATTAGAGGCTTCGAAAGTGGATGGTGCTAACTCATGGCAGAGATTAACTAAAATTATTTGTCCTTTATTGATGCCGTCTTTTACAATATGTTTGTTTTTAACTCTAGCAAATGCGTTTAACATCTATGATATCAACCTCTCATTAACTAATGGCGGACCCGTTAATGGAACAGAACTGTTTTCAATGAATATTTATAATGAAATTTTTGGAAACAGTAATTATGGGTATGGGCAAGCAAAAGCAGTGATCTTCTTCATAATTGTTGCGGTTATTACCTTAACTCAAGTGTCTATCACGAAAAAGAGGGAGGTAGAAATGTAA
- a CDS encoding YfmQ family protein, with translation MNIWWLLLPLILIHIVMAFAAAPPNAVARRFFKRFEVHQQVNKDTARVKFGDQRLAGVNSEQVISSFNKATFGYRYYKLPSCSGTPLVIHTKEGKQDVRIFIYSYESRVDVFKEYRKKVVMYRLVSENLQKLSQSMDPTLVSV, from the coding sequence ATGAATATATGGTGGCTATTATTACCTTTGATTCTGATTCATATCGTTATGGCGTTCGCCGCTGCTCCACCAAACGCTGTTGCGAGACGGTTTTTTAAAAGATTTGAGGTGCATCAACAAGTTAATAAAGATACAGCCAGAGTAAAGTTTGGGGATCAGCGATTGGCGGGTGTTAATTCGGAGCAGGTCATTAGCTCCTTTAACAAAGCCACCTTTGGCTATCGCTATTATAAACTTCCAAGCTGTAGCGGCACTCCTTTGGTTATCCATACTAAGGAAGGAAAGCAGGATGTTAGGATCTTTATATATAGTTACGAGAGCCGTGTGGATGTGTTTAAAGAATATAGAAAGAAAGTCGTTATGTATCGGCTTGTTTCTGAGAACCTTCAAAAGTTATCACAGTCAATGGATCCAACGCTAGTTTCTGTATAA
- a CDS encoding alpha-glucosidase — MLRVWWKEAVVYQVYWRSFYDTNGDGYGDLEGVIDKLDYIKELGIDVIWLNPCYESPDIDNGYDISDYYRIMDKAGDMETWERLLKAVHERGMKLIMDLVVNHTSNKHPWFLESSASKNNPKRDWYIWKDPVDGKEPNNWRSYFTPSAWEYDSKTGQYYMHSFAIEQPDLNWDNPEVRQEIYKMMRFWLDKGIDGFRLDVINLLAKLKGFPNVEHPQTINYLGNNPGIHEYLQEMNREVFRHYDIMTVGEIPFVKPEDGLLYVGEDRHELHTLFHFEVADDMPTWDMQRFKDIQKRWYEGLKGKGTNSQFLNNHDHTRQVTRYGNDQAYRKESAKLFATMIHTLPGIPYIYQGEEIGMTGVRFNSIEDYQDIAMKNKYKEEVDKGRDPNEVLDSLILLSRDNSRTPIQWDDSANAGFTTGQPWIKVNPNYKEINVKESLEDPDSVFYYYKRLIKMRKENPVMVYGDYNDLSVGDEHLYVYTRKWEDSLWLIILNHSDHSTVFKLDSVLDETNKQLKLANYSDVTEKESIQFTTLRPHEARIYQL, encoded by the coding sequence GTGTTAAGAGTATGGTGGAAAGAAGCGGTTGTCTATCAAGTATACTGGCGTAGTTTTTATGATACTAATGGTGATGGTTATGGTGATCTAGAAGGGGTCATCGATAAATTAGATTATATAAAGGAATTAGGCATTGATGTCATATGGCTCAATCCATGTTATGAATCACCAGATATAGATAACGGTTACGATATTTCAGATTATTATAGGATTATGGATAAAGCAGGGGATATGGAGACATGGGAACGCTTATTAAAAGCGGTTCATGAACGGGGAATGAAGCTCATTATGGATCTGGTGGTGAACCATACGTCCAATAAGCATCCTTGGTTTTTGGAATCAAGTGCCTCTAAAAATAACCCGAAACGGGATTGGTACATTTGGAAAGATCCAGTGGATGGAAAGGAACCAAATAATTGGCGTTCTTATTTTACACCATCTGCCTGGGAGTATGATTCTAAAACTGGGCAGTATTACATGCATTCCTTTGCTATCGAACAACCTGATTTGAATTGGGATAATCCAGAGGTCCGACAAGAAATTTATAAAATGATGAGATTCTGGTTAGATAAAGGCATTGATGGCTTTCGTCTCGATGTCATTAATCTCTTAGCAAAATTAAAAGGCTTCCCGAATGTAGAACATCCCCAAACTATTAATTATCTCGGCAATAATCCTGGAATTCATGAATATTTACAAGAAATGAACCGAGAAGTGTTCAGGCACTATGATATTATGACGGTTGGCGAAATTCCTTTTGTAAAACCTGAAGATGGACTCCTTTACGTAGGGGAAGATCGTCATGAACTTCATACTTTATTTCATTTCGAGGTGGCAGACGATATGCCAACTTGGGACATGCAACGCTTTAAGGACATTCAAAAGCGCTGGTATGAAGGGTTAAAAGGGAAAGGGACGAACTCCCAGTTTTTGAACAATCATGATCATACAAGACAGGTGACACGCTATGGAAATGACCAAGCCTATCGCAAGGAGTCAGCCAAGCTATTCGCGACAATGATTCATACACTTCCAGGCATTCCTTATATTTATCAAGGTGAAGAAATAGGAATGACGGGTGTTCGTTTCAACTCCATTGAAGATTACCAAGATATTGCCATGAAGAATAAATACAAAGAAGAAGTGGACAAAGGAAGAGACCCAAACGAAGTGCTGGATAGCTTAATTTTGTTAAGCCGAGACAACTCTCGCACTCCCATCCAATGGGATGATTCAGCCAATGCCGGATTTACGACCGGTCAACCATGGATTAAGGTAAATCCAAACTATAAAGAGATAAATGTAAAAGAGTCATTAGAAGATCCAGATTCTGTCTTTTATTACTATAAACGTCTCATAAAAATGAGAAAAGAGAATCCGGTCATGGTATATGGCGATTATAACGACCTGTCAGTGGGAGATGAGCATCTCTACGTGTATACTCGCAAATGGGAGGATTCGCTGTGGTTGATCATTCTTAATCATTCGGATCACTCCACAGTTTTTAAATTGGATTCGGTTCTCGACGAAACCAACAAGCAGCTTAAATTAGCAAATTACTCTGATGTCACCGAAAAAGAAAGTATTCAATTTACCACCCTTCGCCCTCATGAAGCCAGGATTTATCAATTATAG